The Mesorhizobium koreense genome includes a window with the following:
- a CDS encoding 2-dehydro-3-deoxygalactonokinase produces MKNSPFCAAIDWGTSTFRLWLLDADGNVLAERRSDDGLQGIGEREGFPGIMESHLAETGTPDGLPVIVCGMAGSRQGWVEARYLDTPAPLDRVVESAVRVEGISRDVRILPGVAQRDPDHPDVIRGEETQLLGAGASGIEDGLFCMPGTHSKWVALKAGTLEAFATYMTGELFGLLARQSILAHAINDTKVKPDDPDFISAVEAGMARPADIANRIFEIRPSQLLGFSAVGSGAVRLSGALIGTEITGAKARFGRLDHVHLIASGSLSSLYAKALEATGSTVDTLDAEEVVRRGLYAAACRFWS; encoded by the coding sequence ATGAAGAATTCCCCTTTCTGCGCGGCGATCGACTGGGGAACGTCCACCTTCCGACTCTGGCTGCTCGATGCGGACGGCAATGTGCTCGCCGAGCGCCGCTCGGATGACGGCCTGCAGGGCATCGGCGAGCGAGAGGGATTCCCCGGAATCATGGAAAGCCATCTGGCCGAAACCGGCACGCCGGACGGCCTTCCCGTCATCGTCTGCGGCATGGCCGGCTCGCGGCAGGGCTGGGTCGAAGCGCGCTATCTCGACACGCCTGCCCCGCTCGACCGTGTCGTCGAGAGCGCGGTGCGGGTGGAAGGGATTTCGCGCGACGTGCGCATCCTCCCCGGCGTCGCGCAGCGCGATCCCGATCATCCCGACGTCATCCGCGGCGAGGAAACGCAGCTTCTGGGAGCGGGGGCGTCGGGTATCGAAGACGGCCTTTTCTGCATGCCGGGCACGCATTCGAAATGGGTCGCGCTCAAGGCCGGCACGCTGGAAGCATTTGCCACTTACATGACCGGCGAACTGTTCGGCCTGCTTGCCCGGCAATCGATCCTCGCCCACGCCATCAACGACACGAAGGTGAAGCCGGACGATCCCGATTTCATCTCGGCGGTCGAAGCCGGCATGGCCCGTCCCGCCGACATTGCCAATCGAATCTTCGAGATAAGACCGTCGCAGCTTCTTGGTTTTTCTGCCGTCGGTTCGGGCGCGGTGCGGCTTTCCGGTGCGCTGATCGGCACCGAGATCACCGGCGCAAAAGCGCGGTTCGGCAGATTGGATCATGTCCACCTGATTGCATCGGGGTCGCTGTCGAGCCTCTATGCCAAGGCGCTGGAGGCCACGGGGTCGACCGTCGATACACTCGATGCCGAAGAGGTCGTGCGCCGCGGGCTGTACGCCGCCGCCTGCCGCTTCTGGAGCTGA
- a CDS encoding 2-dehydro-3-deoxy-6-phosphogalactonate aldolase produces MTSGVKWPAFKRPLVAILRGIRPEETAGIVDTLVQAGFEAIEIPLNSPEPFRSIEIATKRAPAGCLIGAGTVLTVAEVERLADAGGRLMVSPNVDADVVRAASKKGMVTMPGVFTATEALLAASAGASALKFFPASVLGPSGINAIRAVLPKGMEVGAVGGVSERDFDAYAKAGIRIFGLGSSLYKPGATAAEIGAKAHTVIAAYDAAFGGAGQ; encoded by the coding sequence ATGACATCGGGTGTAAAATGGCCGGCCTTCAAGCGTCCCCTGGTGGCGATCCTGCGCGGCATCCGCCCGGAGGAAACAGCGGGCATCGTCGACACGCTTGTCCAGGCCGGCTTCGAGGCGATCGAAATCCCACTCAATTCGCCGGAGCCGTTCCGCTCGATCGAGATCGCCACGAAACGCGCTCCGGCCGGATGCCTGATCGGCGCGGGAACCGTCCTCACTGTTGCCGAGGTTGAAAGACTTGCCGATGCCGGCGGGCGGCTGATGGTCAGCCCAAATGTCGATGCCGATGTGGTCCGGGCGGCCTCCAAAAAGGGTATGGTCACCATGCCCGGCGTCTTCACGGCGACCGAAGCGCTTCTCGCCGCCTCGGCGGGCGCCTCGGCGTTGAAATTCTTTCCCGCAAGCGTACTCGGGCCTTCGGGGATCAATGCCATCCGAGCCGTGCTGCCGAAGGGGATGGAGGTCGGCGCGGTCGGCGGTGTCTCGGAGCGCGATTTCGATGCCTATGCGAAGGCCGGCATACGGATTTTTGGGCTAGGATCGAGCCTCTACAAGCCGGGCGCAACTGCGGCTGAAATCGGCGCCAAGGCACACACCGTTATCGCCGCCTACGACGCGGCGTTCGGAGGCGCAGGTCAATGA
- a CDS encoding beta-galactosidase has product MTRRHLGVCYYPEHWPEELWTEDARRMVELGLTFVRIGEFAWSRLEPARGDLQFDWLEHAIDTLHEAGLKIVLGTPTATPPKWLVDEMPDMLPVGENGRVRGFGSRRHYDFSHEGYRRECARIVTLLADRFGRHPGVAAWQIDNEYDCHRTTLSYSDTVRRAFREWLQRKYQSPDALNRAWGNVFWSMEYGSFDEIELPAGAVTELNPAHRMDFRRFASEEVARFNKLQADIIRARSPGRDIIHNFMGRTLAFDHFDVGSQLDVSSWDSYPLGFLEDRSDEGGEWKRRFVRAGDPDFQAFHHDLYRATSGGRWWVMEQQPGPVNWAPHNPAPREGMVRLWTWEAFAHGAETVSYFRWRQAPFAQEQMHAGLLRPDSVEAEGFREAKKVAEEIAGLDLPRGGKSEAAIVFDYPSAWAWEIQPQGRELDYFRLVFDFYRSLRRLGLSIDILPATTGDLSDYRLVLAPGLFAWSDVLRKALADYEGIALIGPRAGSKTQDFSIPGAMPPDLPESLPGLVVSRVETLRADVPVSVEGGGTLKFWREFVEPSETETLLAAHDGWPVLSQRGALHYLAGWPDGTLMRRILERLANEAGITTTWLPDGLRIRRDGRHLFAVNYGDQPCDLAAFGINGKALLGGLVLEPSGVAILEVA; this is encoded by the coding sequence ATGACGCGGCGTCACCTCGGCGTCTGCTACTATCCCGAACACTGGCCGGAAGAGCTGTGGACCGAGGATGCGCGGCGGATGGTGGAGCTCGGGCTCACCTTTGTGCGCATCGGCGAGTTCGCCTGGTCGCGGCTGGAACCGGCACGAGGCGATTTGCAATTCGACTGGCTGGAGCATGCGATCGACACACTGCACGAGGCCGGCCTCAAGATCGTGCTCGGCACGCCGACCGCCACGCCACCGAAATGGCTGGTGGACGAGATGCCGGACATGCTGCCGGTCGGCGAGAACGGGCGCGTGCGCGGTTTCGGTTCCCGCCGGCATTACGATTTCTCGCATGAAGGCTACCGGCGTGAATGCGCCCGCATCGTCACGCTTCTGGCCGACAGGTTTGGACGGCATCCCGGCGTCGCCGCGTGGCAGATCGACAACGAATATGATTGCCACCGCACCACGCTTTCCTATTCGGACACGGTGCGGCGGGCCTTTCGCGAGTGGCTGCAGCGGAAATACCAGTCACCGGACGCGCTCAACCGGGCATGGGGCAACGTCTTCTGGTCGATGGAATATGGCTCCTTCGATGAGATCGAACTGCCGGCCGGCGCGGTCACCGAACTCAACCCAGCGCATCGCATGGATTTCCGACGCTTTGCCTCCGAAGAGGTGGCGCGCTTCAACAAGCTGCAGGCCGACATCATCCGCGCCCGATCACCGGGACGCGATATCATCCATAATTTCATGGGGCGGACGCTCGCCTTCGACCATTTCGACGTCGGTTCGCAGCTTGATGTTTCGAGCTGGGATTCCTATCCGCTCGGCTTCCTCGAAGACCGTTCGGATGAAGGCGGCGAGTGGAAGCGCCGCTTCGTCCGGGCAGGCGATCCCGACTTCCAGGCCTTCCACCACGACCTTTACCGCGCCACCTCCGGCGGGCGCTGGTGGGTGATGGAGCAGCAGCCGGGGCCGGTGAACTGGGCGCCGCACAATCCGGCTCCACGCGAGGGCATGGTGCGGCTCTGGACATGGGAGGCCTTTGCCCACGGCGCCGAGACGGTCAGCTATTTCCGCTGGCGGCAGGCGCCTTTCGCGCAGGAACAGATGCATGCGGGGCTTTTGAGGCCGGATAGTGTCGAGGCCGAAGGTTTTCGCGAGGCGAAGAAGGTCGCGGAGGAAATCGCGGGACTCGACCTGCCGCGTGGCGGCAAAAGTGAGGCAGCGATCGTCTTCGACTACCCATCCGCATGGGCCTGGGAAATCCAGCCGCAGGGGCGCGAATTAGACTATTTCCGGCTGGTCTTCGATTTCTACCGATCGCTGCGCCGGCTTGGCCTTTCCATCGATATCCTGCCGGCAACGACCGGCGATCTTTCCGACTATCGGCTGGTGCTGGCGCCGGGCCTTTTCGCCTGGAGCGATGTTCTCCGGAAGGCGCTTGCCGACTACGAGGGCATCGCGCTCATCGGGCCGCGCGCCGGCTCCAAGACGCAAGACTTCTCCATCCCCGGCGCTATGCCGCCGGATCTGCCTGAAAGTCTTCCGGGTCTGGTCGTCTCGCGCGTGGAAACGCTACGCGCGGACGTACCGGTCTCGGTCGAAGGCGGCGGAACGCTGAAATTCTGGCGCGAGTTCGTCGAGCCCAGTGAAACCGAAACGCTGCTCGCGGCACATGACGGCTGGCCGGTGCTCTCGCAGCGCGGAGCGCTCCACTATCTTGCCGGCTGGCCGGACGGGACACTGATGCGGCGTATCCTGGAAAGGCTCGCAAACGAAGCCGGTATTACCACGACATGGCTACCCGACGGCCTGCGCATTCGGCGCGATGGCAGGCATCTCTTCGCGGTGAATTACGGCGACCAGCCCTGCGATCTCGCCGCGTTCGGTATAAATGGAAAGGCCCTGCTCGGCGGGCTGGTCCTCGAACCATCTGGGGTGGCGATCCTGGAGGTCGCCTAG
- the hrpB gene encoding ATP-dependent helicase HrpB, with product MTMPSFPDLPVSAALPRLLADLEQGSNAVLIAPPGAGKTTLVPLALLDAPWRGERKILLLEPRRLAARAAARRMASLLGEEAGETVGYLMRMDRRVSARTRVVVVTEGVLARMIVDDPELPDYAAILFDEFHERSLDGDFGLALALDIQEALRPDLRLVVMSATLEGKRMARLLGDAPVIESEGRAWPVDIRYEEQARDMPIEAAVATAVRKTLASEPGSILAFLPGQREIERTAERLAGNVPADTDIAPLYGNLDGRAQDAAIRPSEPGRRKVVLATAIAETSITIDGVRIVIDSGLARLPKYEPATGLTRLETVRVSRASADQRAGRAGRTAPGIAIRLWRAEQTASLPAFAAPEMLEADLSGLLLDCAAFGVSDPTGLRFPDPPPAAALAEARALLLQLDAIDEAGRLTEAGAAMRRLALPPRLAHMVAEAAKLGHAGQAAELAVLLTERGLGGNGVDLDARLARFRADRSSRAASAKAMGRRIAQMAGGGDDGARASAGALLLHAWPDRVARARGGPGRYVLANGRGGVMDETEPLAREPYLVVAELQGAAGNSRIASAAAVSEEEIRAALGHRIERRTETVFDVQKRSLRTREVERLGAITLAERQASPPSGDAANAALIDAIRSHGLATLPWDRSAVTLRERLGWLHRGLGTPWPDMSDAALLANLEDWLLPFLPGDASLDRLDARVLGEALLSLVPHPLQREVDRLAPTHFPAPSESRVPIRYEGEQPLLSIRVQELYGLDRHPAIAEGTIPLTLELLSPAHRPIQTTRDLPGFWRGSWADVRAEMRGRYPKHVWPENPLQAQATSRAKPRGS from the coding sequence ATGACAATGCCATCCTTCCCCGACCTGCCTGTTTCGGCCGCGCTCCCGCGCCTCCTAGCGGACCTCGAACAAGGTTCGAACGCCGTGTTGATAGCGCCGCCCGGCGCCGGCAAAACGACACTGGTGCCGCTCGCTTTGCTCGACGCGCCGTGGCGCGGCGAGCGCAAGATCCTGCTGCTCGAGCCGAGACGGCTGGCCGCCCGCGCTGCGGCCCGGCGCATGGCGAGCCTGCTTGGCGAGGAAGCCGGCGAAACGGTCGGTTACCTGATGCGCATGGACCGGCGGGTATCGGCGCGGACGCGCGTCGTCGTCGTCACCGAAGGTGTCCTGGCACGGATGATCGTCGACGATCCGGAGCTTCCGGACTATGCGGCGATCCTGTTCGACGAATTCCACGAGCGTTCGCTCGACGGCGATTTCGGTCTGGCGCTGGCTCTCGACATACAAGAGGCGCTGCGGCCGGATCTGCGGCTCGTCGTCATGTCCGCCACGCTCGAAGGCAAGCGCATGGCAAGGCTCCTCGGCGACGCGCCCGTCATCGAAAGCGAAGGGCGCGCCTGGCCGGTCGACATCCGGTACGAGGAGCAGGCGCGCGACATGCCGATCGAGGCGGCGGTGGCCACCGCCGTGCGAAAGACGCTCGCCTCGGAGCCGGGCAGCATCCTCGCCTTCCTGCCCGGCCAGCGCGAGATCGAGCGGACGGCGGAACGGCTCGCCGGCAATGTGCCGGCGGATACGGATATCGCGCCGCTCTACGGCAATCTAGACGGGCGCGCGCAGGATGCGGCGATCCGACCATCGGAGCCGGGCCGCCGCAAGGTGGTGCTGGCCACGGCAATCGCCGAAACCTCGATAACCATCGACGGCGTGCGCATCGTCATCGACAGCGGGCTGGCACGGCTGCCGAAATACGAACCGGCGACCGGGCTGACGCGGCTGGAGACCGTCCGCGTATCGCGCGCCTCCGCCGACCAGCGCGCCGGACGCGCCGGGCGTACCGCGCCCGGTATCGCCATCCGCCTCTGGCGCGCGGAGCAGACGGCATCGCTGCCGGCCTTCGCCGCGCCGGAAATGCTGGAGGCCGACCTTTCCGGTCTTCTCCTGGATTGCGCGGCGTTCGGCGTGAGCGACCCGACAGGGCTGCGCTTCCCCGATCCGCCGCCCGCTGCGGCGCTGGCGGAAGCAAGGGCGCTGCTGCTTCAGCTCGACGCCATCGATGAGGCCGGACGGCTGACCGAGGCCGGAGCGGCGATGCGGCGGCTGGCCCTGCCGCCGAGGCTCGCGCATATGGTGGCCGAGGCGGCAAAGCTTGGCCATGCCGGGCAAGCGGCGGAATTGGCGGTGCTTCTTACCGAGCGTGGGCTTGGCGGCAACGGCGTCGATCTCGACGCCAGGCTAGCGCGTTTCCGGGCCGATCGCTCGTCGCGTGCCGCAAGCGCAAAGGCGATGGGGCGGCGGATCGCGCAGATGGCGGGCGGCGGCGATGACGGGGCTCGGGCCTCGGCCGGCGCGCTCCTCCTCCACGCATGGCCCGACCGTGTCGCGCGGGCGCGCGGAGGGCCGGGGCGCTACGTACTGGCCAATGGACGCGGCGGCGTCATGGACGAGACGGAGCCGCTGGCGCGCGAGCCCTATCTCGTCGTCGCCGAGCTTCAGGGCGCGGCTGGGAACAGCCGCATCGCCAGTGCGGCGGCGGTCTCCGAGGAAGAAATTCGCGCGGCGCTCGGCCATCGCATCGAACGACGGACTGAAACGGTTTTCGACGTACAGAAGCGGTCGCTGCGGACCCGCGAAGTCGAGCGGCTTGGCGCGATAACACTCGCCGAACGGCAGGCGTCGCCGCCTTCAGGTGACGCGGCCAATGCCGCTCTCATCGACGCCATTCGTTCACACGGACTAGCAACCCTGCCCTGGGATAGATCGGCCGTGACGCTCCGCGAGCGGCTCGGCTGGCTCCATCGCGGCCTCGGAACGCCGTGGCCGGATATGTCGGATGCAGCGCTGCTCGCCAATCTCGAGGATTGGCTGTTGCCCTTCCTGCCGGGTGACGCATCGCTCGACCGCCTGGACGCGAGAGTGCTCGGAGAAGCGCTTTTGTCGCTCGTGCCGCATCCGTTGCAGCGGGAGGTGGACAGGCTCGCGCCGACGCATTTCCCTGCACCTTCCGAAAGCCGTGTCCCGATCCGCTACGAGGGCGAACAACCTCTCCTTTCGATCCGCGTGCAGGAACTCTACGGCCTCGACCGGCATCCGGCGATCGCCGAAGGAACGATCCCGCTGACGTTGGAACTCCTGTCACCGGCACATCGGCCGATCCAGACCACGCGCGACCTGCCGGGATTCTGGCGCGGTTCCTGGGCCGACGTCAGGGCGGAAATGCGCGGGCGATATCCCAAGCATGTCTGGCCCGAAAACCCGCTTCAGGCGCAGGCGACCTCGCGCGCCAAGCCGCGCGGCAGCTGA
- a CDS encoding ActS/PrrB/RegB family redox-sensitive histidine kinase, translating into MIQDLLAPDAAQSSQLRLTTLIRLRWMAIVGQSAAVIVVAYVLRFPVPVSLCFALIACAAWLNLFLAFRYPATQRLGPGSAFAILIFDALQLAGLLYVTGGLTNPFSVLMAVPVVISATSLSLRLTILLGVVTIGAATLLAFLHYPLPWFPDSELRMPFIYVAGMWMAVVSSIAFTGLYAWRVAEEARLLATALSATELVLQREQHLSALDGLAAAAAHELGTPLATIALVAKEMERALGQDARYSEDVTLLRSQSERCREILKRLTSLSSEGEAHMARLPITSLIEEVTAPHRDFGIAIKLEPGERIGAEPVARRNPGVLYGLGNIVENAVDFARERVTVRWRWNEETVSIDVIDDGPGFPPEILDRIGEPYMTTRHASEEGGGLGLGLFIAKTLVERSGATIRFTNSAKPGMGATVGIVWPRNLFVAGGIGEPSPY; encoded by the coding sequence ATGATACAGGACCTTTTGGCTCCCGACGCCGCCCAAAGCAGCCAGCTCAGGCTGACCACGCTCATCCGCCTGCGCTGGATGGCGATCGTCGGCCAGAGCGCGGCGGTGATCGTCGTCGCCTATGTGCTGCGCTTTCCGGTGCCCGTCAGCCTGTGCTTCGCCCTGATCGCGTGCGCGGCCTGGCTGAACCTGTTCCTTGCCTTTCGCTATCCGGCGACCCAGCGCCTTGGTCCCGGCTCGGCCTTTGCCATCCTGATCTTCGACGCGCTGCAACTCGCCGGCCTGCTCTACGTGACCGGCGGGCTCACCAACCCGTTCTCGGTGCTGATGGCGGTGCCGGTGGTCATCTCGGCGACCTCGCTATCGCTCAGGCTGACGATCCTGCTCGGCGTGGTTACCATCGGCGCGGCCACGCTTCTGGCCTTCCTGCATTATCCGCTCCCCTGGTTCCCCGACAGCGAACTGCGGATGCCCTTCATCTATGTGGCGGGGATGTGGATGGCGGTCGTCTCGTCGATCGCCTTCACCGGCCTCTATGCCTGGCGGGTGGCGGAAGAGGCGCGTCTCCTGGCGACGGCCCTCTCGGCGACCGAACTGGTGCTGCAGCGCGAGCAGCACCTTTCCGCGCTCGACGGACTGGCGGCGGCGGCGGCGCATGAACTCGGAACGCCGCTAGCGACCATCGCGCTGGTCGCCAAGGAGATGGAGCGTGCGCTTGGGCAGGACGCGCGCTATAGCGAAGACGTGACGCTCTTGCGCTCGCAAAGCGAACGCTGCCGCGAGATCCTGAAACGGCTGACCAGCCTCTCCTCGGAGGGCGAAGCGCATATGGCGCGACTGCCGATCACCTCGCTGATCGAGGAGGTGACCGCGCCGCACCGAGATTTCGGCATCGCGATCAAACTCGAACCGGGAGAGAGGATCGGCGCGGAGCCGGTTGCCCGGCGCAATCCCGGCGTGCTCTACGGGCTCGGCAACATCGTCGAGAACGCGGTCGATTTCGCACGCGAGCGGGTCACCGTGCGCTGGCGCTGGAACGAGGAGACCGTCTCGATCGACGTCATCGACGACGGGCCGGGCTTCCCGCCTGAGATACTCGACCGCATAGGCGAGCCTTACATGACCACGAGGCATGCGTCGGAGGAAGGCGGGGGGCTCGGGCTCGGGCTGTTCATCGCCAAGACGCTCGTCGAACGGTCCGGCGCCACGATCCGCTTCACCAACAGCGCCAAGCCCGGCATGGGCGCCACAGTCGGCATCGTCTGGCCTCGAAATCTGTTCGTGGCGGGCGGAATCGGAGAGCCATCCCCATATTGA
- a CDS encoding ActR/PrrA/RegA family redox response regulator transcription factor, translated as MEAQEAAKDFAGEDRSLLIVDDDRPFLTRLARAMESRGFEVDTAESVEEAVAKAKAKAPAFAVIDMRLGDGNGLDVVQAIRDRRADARTVILTGYGNIATAVTAVKLGAVDYLSKPADADDVYAALTRSGGEKAAPPENPMSADRVRWEHIQRVYEMCDRNVSETARRLNMHRRTLQRILAKRAPR; from the coding sequence ATGGAAGCACAAGAAGCGGCCAAGGACTTCGCAGGAGAGGACCGATCCCTCCTGATCGTCGACGACGACAGGCCCTTCCTGACCCGGCTGGCGCGCGCCATGGAAAGTCGCGGCTTCGAGGTCGATACGGCAGAAAGCGTCGAGGAGGCAGTCGCCAAGGCCAAGGCCAAGGCACCTGCATTCGCCGTCATCGACATGCGGCTCGGCGACGGCAACGGCCTCGACGTGGTCCAGGCGATCCGCGACCGGCGGGCAGATGCGCGGACGGTCATTCTCACCGGCTACGGCAACATCGCCACGGCCGTGACCGCGGTGAAGCTCGGCGCTGTCGATTATCTGTCGAAGCCGGCCGACGCGGACGACGTCTATGCCGCGCTGACACGCAGCGGCGGCGAAAAAGCGGCGCCGCCGGAAAACCCGATGTCGGCCGATCGCGTGCGCTGGGAGCATATCCAGCGTGTTTACGAAATGTGCGACCGCAACGTCTCGGAGACCGCGCGGCGCCTCAACATGCATCGGCGGACGCTGCAGCGCATTCTCGCCAAGCGGGCGCCGCGCTGA
- a CDS encoding helix-turn-helix domain-containing protein gives MTPFGEKLRLLRRERGISQRDMAASIGVSPAYLSALEHGRRGVPNWGMVQKIIGFFNIIWDDAEELQRLAGQSDPRVVIDTAGLSPRATELSNLLAEKISSLGEPEIEALIQRLRTARTK, from the coding sequence ATGACGCCCTTCGGCGAAAAACTCAGGCTCTTGCGCCGCGAACGCGGCATCTCGCAGCGCGACATGGCCGCTTCCATCGGCGTCAGCCCAGCCTATCTTTCCGCGCTGGAGCACGGAAGGCGCGGCGTGCCCAATTGGGGAATGGTGCAGAAGATCATCGGCTTCTTCAACATCATCTGGGACGATGCCGAAGAGCTTCAGCGCCTTGCCGGGCAATCCGATCCGCGCGTCGTCATCGACACTGCCGGGCTTTCGCCGCGCGCGACTGAACTCTCCAACCTGCTCGCCGAGAAAATTTCATCGCTCGGTGAGCCGGAGATCGAAGCGCTGATCCAACGGTTGCGCACCGCGCGAACGAAATGA
- a CDS encoding Smr/MutS family protein: MSGRGGKALSAEDRILWARITHTTVPLKGRGRASLSEMEGSAIDETFVSEQDPTPTLAPRRTAVAEAAHPVPRSLDLPTRKKLAKGRLPIEGTVDLHGLTQSEAHALLLSFLHRAYADGRRHVLVITGKGESFQSDGVLRRAVPAWFATPPFRALVSGQEAAGRRHGGAGAIYVRLRRRGGGGSG, encoded by the coding sequence ATGAGCGGACGTGGCGGGAAAGCGCTTTCAGCCGAAGACCGCATCCTGTGGGCGCGTATCACGCACACGACCGTTCCGCTCAAGGGGCGTGGCCGCGCTTCACTTTCCGAGATGGAAGGGTCGGCGATCGACGAAACGTTCGTGTCGGAACAGGATCCGACACCGACGCTTGCGCCTAGGCGTACGGCAGTCGCGGAGGCAGCCCACCCGGTGCCCCGCAGCCTCGATCTTCCGACCAGGAAAAAGCTCGCCAAGGGACGCCTGCCGATCGAGGGGACCGTCGATCTGCATGGCCTCACCCAAAGCGAGGCTCATGCGCTCCTTTTGTCCTTCCTGCATCGCGCCTATGCCGACGGCCGGCGTCATGTTCTCGTCATCACTGGCAAAGGTGAATCCTTCCAAAGCGACGGCGTGTTGAGGCGTGCCGTTCCGGCCTGGTTCGCGACGCCGCCTTTCCGTGCGCTGGTCAGCGGGCAGGAAGCGGCGGGTCGCCGGCATGGCGGCGCCGGCGCGATCTATGTCAGGCTTCGCCGGCGCGGTGGGGGCGGCTCGGGATGA
- the mltA gene encoding murein transglycosylase A — protein sequence MILSPLFSPVDYSTLPGWADETASGAYIAFQRCALHAETAPKPYRTGSLGIEAEAFGRAFREARAATPLSNPRAFFERHFQPCLVSPSPASAGFVTGFYEPELPASRFETERFRFPLYGRPDDLVDLDESDRPANMDPYFAFGRETAEGIVEYFDREAIENGALAGHAPVIAWLEDKVDVFFVHVQGAARLDMEDGNAVRVTYAAKSGHSFTGPGGVLAGLGEIPREKVTMQSIRAWFRANPHRIDEILWRNRSFIFFREAAVEDMDSGPVAAAKVQLTAGRSIAVDRMLHTFGTPFYIDSPSLTAFGGTPFRRLMIAQDTGSAIVGAARGDLFAGSGAAAGEIAGVVRHPADFYALVPRALLEGGVS from the coding sequence ATGATCCTCTCGCCGCTCTTTTCGCCGGTCGATTATTCAACGCTGCCTGGCTGGGCCGATGAGACGGCGAGCGGCGCATATATCGCATTCCAGCGCTGCGCGCTTCATGCGGAGACGGCTCCAAAACCTTATCGGACAGGATCTCTCGGCATAGAGGCGGAGGCCTTCGGCCGTGCGTTTCGCGAAGCCCGCGCCGCAACTCCGCTCTCGAATCCTCGCGCGTTCTTCGAGCGGCATTTCCAGCCTTGCCTTGTCTCTCCCTCGCCAGCGAGCGCCGGTTTTGTCACCGGCTTTTATGAGCCCGAACTGCCCGCCTCGCGCTTCGAGACGGAGCGCTTCCGCTTTCCGCTCTATGGGCGGCCGGACGATCTCGTCGATCTCGATGAATCGGACCGGCCGGCGAATATGGATCCGTATTTCGCCTTCGGCCGTGAAACGGCCGAGGGGATCGTCGAGTATTTCGACCGCGAGGCGATCGAAAACGGCGCTTTGGCCGGCCATGCGCCGGTGATTGCCTGGCTGGAGGACAAGGTCGACGTGTTCTTCGTCCATGTACAGGGTGCGGCGCGTCTCGACATGGAAGACGGAAATGCCGTCCGCGTGACCTACGCGGCGAAATCCGGCCATTCCTTCACGGGGCCGGGAGGCGTCCTGGCCGGTCTTGGGGAAATCCCCCGCGAAAAGGTCACCATGCAGTCGATCCGCGCCTGGTTCCGCGCCAATCCGCATCGGATAGACGAAATATTGTGGCGGAACCGTTCCTTCATCTTCTTCCGCGAGGCGGCCGTCGAAGATATGGACAGCGGCCCGGTTGCGGCGGCGAAGGTCCAACTCACCGCCGGCCGCTCGATAGCCGTCGACCGGATGCTGCACACGTTCGGGACACCCTTCTATATCGACTCGCCGTCGTTGACGGCATTCGGCGGCACACCCTTCCGCCGCCTGATGATTGCGCAGGACACCGGCTCGGCAATCGTCGGTGCGGCGCGTGGCGACCTTTTCGCGGGGTCCGGTGCAGCCGCGGGCGAGATTGCCGGTGTCGTCCGTCATCCGGCCGATTTCTACGCGCTCGTCCCGCGCGCCCTGCTGGAAGGAGGCGTGTCATGA
- a CDS encoding Tim44/TimA family putative adaptor protein, translated as MEFFDIGTILFLVAAVVIFYQLRSVLGRRTGSERPPFDPYSSKPAEKEAVAAPENVVSLPRRRSGAEAETNYAAIDAFAKPGTDLNKGLRAIRDADPSFEPKSFIEGAKMAYEMIVLAYADGDRKTLKNLLSREVYDGFVTAIADRETRSEKVQSSFVGIDKADIVSAEMKGTEAYVTLRIVSELISATRDKAGEVIDGDPETVAEVRDVWTFSRDTRSSDPNWKLVATAED; from the coding sequence ATGGAATTTTTCGATATCGGCACGATACTTTTCCTCGTCGCGGCGGTAGTGATCTTCTACCAGTTGCGAAGCGTGCTTGGCCGCCGCACCGGTAGCGAGCGTCCGCCCTTCGATCCCTATTCGAGCAAGCCGGCCGAGAAGGAAGCGGTTGCGGCGCCCGAAAACGTCGTTTCGCTGCCGCGTCGGCGCTCAGGCGCCGAGGCGGAAACGAATTATGCGGCGATCGATGCGTTTGCGAAGCCCGGGACCGATCTCAACAAGGGCCTGCGCGCCATCCGGGACGCCGACCCGTCCTTCGAGCCGAAAAGCTTCATCGAAGGCGCCAAGATGGCCTATGAGATGATCGTGCTCGCCTATGCCGACGGCGACCGCAAGACACTGAAAAACCTGCTTTCACGCGAGGTCTATGACGGATTCGTCACTGCCATAGCCGACCGGGAGACGCGTTCGGAGAAGGTCCAGTCCTCCTTCGTCGGGATCGACAAGGCCGATATCGTCTCCGCCGAAATGAAAGGCACGGAAGCCTATGTCACGCTGCGCATCGTCAGCGAACTGATTTCCGCAACCCGGGACAAGGCCGGCGAGGTGATCGACGGTGATCCCGAGACGGTCGCCGAGGTCAGGGATGTATGGACCTTTTCGCGGGACACGCGTTCGAGCGATCCGAACTGGAAGCTGGTCGCCACGGCGGAAGACTGA